A DNA window from Flavisolibacter ginsenosidimutans contains the following coding sequences:
- a CDS encoding SLC5 family protein: MKLDLTFLDAAIFLLYIILVFVVGIYTSRGVKRTKRDYFLAGDKLPWWMIGGSIIAANISSHHLVGAMGVAYNRGFVAIAMEWGAILIGFNALLWIFLPFYIRNGFYTMPEFLQKRFGAGARMTYSVLVLLTYILVEIGAVLYLGALSLHSLLGIPIITSALVISVATGIYTIAGGLKAVIWTEMMQLGVLVLGGMVLSIATINAAGGLPTIIESSKNWHIILPANDPDFPWTMYLGGTLCISVFYCATNQFIVQRTLAAKSEWHARIGIIFGDYLKFLVPLMITIPALVAPKLFPVLDKPDLLFPTLVKNLLPAGLVGLVMAGLIAAVMSHLSGAINSCTTILTMDIYLPYINKKATDSQSVKFGRISGVLIIALSILCTILLIEHSDKPVFLYLLSAYGLFTPGIAAMFLLGILWKRTTHAGALTAGILTIPLSFLIEYLFPNMPFMNRTGIVFWSCILMCAGVSLLTKPKSAKELVGMIWNRASLQLLPSERIQQKGMRNPFIWWAIITGMVLFFYVRYA, encoded by the coding sequence ATGAAATTAGACCTTACATTTTTGGACGCAGCGATCTTTTTGCTGTATATTATTTTAGTCTTTGTCGTGGGTATCTATACTTCACGAGGAGTAAAACGGACAAAGCGGGATTATTTCCTGGCAGGCGATAAACTTCCATGGTGGATGATCGGTGGAAGCATCATTGCAGCAAATATCAGCAGTCATCATCTTGTGGGTGCCATGGGTGTAGCATACAACAGGGGATTTGTTGCTATTGCCATGGAATGGGGTGCAATTCTCATTGGATTCAATGCCTTGTTATGGATTTTTCTTCCCTTTTATATCCGGAACGGATTTTATACAATGCCGGAATTTTTACAGAAGCGGTTCGGTGCAGGTGCAAGAATGACGTATTCGGTATTGGTGCTGTTAACCTACATACTTGTAGAGATAGGTGCTGTGCTTTATCTTGGCGCACTTTCACTTCATTCTTTATTGGGCATTCCAATTATCACAAGCGCTCTTGTTATTTCCGTTGCAACCGGGATATATACGATCGCAGGAGGATTAAAAGCCGTCATTTGGACAGAAATGATGCAGTTGGGAGTTTTAGTATTGGGAGGAATGGTATTGTCTATTGCAACCATCAATGCGGCAGGCGGTCTTCCGACTATAATTGAATCTTCAAAAAACTGGCACATCATACTTCCTGCAAATGATCCCGATTTTCCCTGGACAATGTACCTGGGTGGAACGTTATGCATAAGTGTTTTTTATTGTGCAACAAATCAGTTCATCGTGCAGAGAACACTTGCAGCAAAAAGCGAGTGGCATGCAAGGATAGGAATTATTTTTGGCGATTATCTCAAATTCCTCGTTCCCTTGATGATAACCATACCTGCGTTGGTGGCGCCAAAATTATTTCCGGTACTGGATAAACCCGATCTCTTATTTCCAACACTTGTAAAAAACCTTTTGCCTGCAGGATTGGTCGGACTCGTGATGGCGGGATTGATTGCCGCGGTCATGTCACATCTTTCCGGCGCTATTAATTCATGTACAACAATTCTGACAATGGATATTTATCTTCCCTATATAAACAAAAAAGCGACTGACTCACAATCAGTAAAGTTTGGCAGAATTTCCGGCGTGCTTATTATTGCTTTGAGTATCCTTTGTACTATTCTATTGATTGAACATTCCGACAAACCAGTGTTCTTATACTTGCTAAGCGCTTACGGTTTATTTACTCCCGGAATTGCTGCTATGTTCCTATTAGGAATATTATGGAAACGAACCACCCATGCTGGTGCATTAACAGCAGGCATTTTAACCATACCGCTATCATTTTTAATTGAATATTTATTTCCCAATATGCCGTTTATGAATCGCACCGGTATTGTATTCTGGAGCTGTATACTGATGTGTGCTGGTGTCAGCCTTTTGACAAAACCAAAATCGGCGAAAGAGCTTGTAGGTATGATTTGGAATAGGGCAAGTCTTCAATTATTACCTTCTGAAAGGATTCAGCAAAAAGGGATGAGAAATCCTTTCATATGGTGGGCGATTATCACTGGGATGGTACTATTCTTTTATGTAAGATATGCCTGA
- a CDS encoding substrate-binding domain-containing protein, translating into MVPNHRNFFFFFSVVNLLRREVVNLERRDPVNLFRRTVVNFTGAYSLSTKKTKLIGIVIRNFQNPFYTSALSKFYHHLALKGYHLILINAENELIQEKEINQLLHYSVEGVIITDALLGSTEAERFSRHNISVVLFNRYVDNLKHNAVYGDDYLAGRQMATYLTGMGHQSFAFISGETKSSTNINRKRGFEDVLKERGIKKWVVQEGAYSYESGFKLAQELMSRREKIDCIFCANDIIAIGAMEGIRKMGLRIPNDVSVAGCDNIYVSAWPSFSLTTWEHSTEEMVEEAVRLLVDEIAGETKEYKTVVVKGSLVIRDSVARKQA; encoded by the coding sequence ATGGTTCCGAATCACAGAAACTTTTTCTTCTTCTTTTCCGTGGTCAATTTGCTCCGGCGTGAGGTGGTCAATTTGGAGCGGCGAGACCCGGTCAACTTATTCCGGCGAACAGTGGTCAACTTCACCGGCGCTTACAGTTTAAGCACGAAAAAGACAAAACTGATTGGCATTGTTATTCGCAATTTTCAGAACCCTTTTTACACGTCGGCACTTTCAAAATTCTACCATCACCTGGCGTTGAAAGGATATCACCTGATTCTAATAAATGCAGAGAATGAATTGATTCAGGAAAAAGAAATCAATCAACTTTTGCATTATAGTGTGGAAGGCGTCATTATCACCGATGCCCTGTTGGGTTCAACCGAAGCGGAACGCTTTTCACGCCACAATATTTCCGTCGTGCTTTTTAACCGCTATGTTGACAACCTTAAACACAACGCGGTTTACGGAGACGATTATTTAGCCGGCCGGCAAATGGCAACTTATCTCACCGGCATGGGACATCAATCCTTTGCCTTTATTTCGGGTGAAACCAAATCATCTACAAACATCAACCGCAAGCGTGGATTTGAAGACGTGCTGAAAGAAAGAGGCATCAAAAAATGGGTGGTGCAGGAAGGCGCGTACAGCTACGAAAGCGGTTTTAAACTGGCGCAGGAACTGATGTCGAGACGAGAGAAGATTGATTGCATTTTTTGTGCAAACGACATCATTGCTATTGGTGCGATGGAAGGCATTCGCAAGATGGGCCTGCGCATTCCGAATGATGTTTCCGTTGCGGGTTGCGACAACATTTATGTCTCGGCCTGGCCGTCGTTTTCGCTAACAACCTGGGAACATTCAACCGAAGAAATGGTGGAAGAAGCCGTGAGGTTGTTGGTGGATGAAATTGCCGGCGAAACAAAAGAATACAAAACCGTGGTGGTGAAAGGAAGCTTGGTGATTCGGGATTCGGTTGCACGAAAGCAAGCATAA
- a CDS encoding FAD-binding and (Fe-S)-binding domain-containing protein has protein sequence MNTATETGKLLESILPKERIKSRLIDLAAYAPDAGFYYLRPKAVVQPVNEDEIKALFKFSQQNNLPLTFRTGGTSLSGQAISDGILVDLSKFWTVHKVENEGLQIRVQPGMIGATANAYLKKYNRKIGPDPASINAAMMGGILSNNSSGMCCGVTRNSYHTTKYIRFILPNGKAYTTEWKEDYQRFKIECPELYQTIELLRQEIISQPYLYNRIRQKYQTKNTVGYSVNAFIDYEEPLDILAHLLIGAEGTLAFISEAVLETVPDFPFRSTALLYFPQIFEACKAIIPLSNAGAEAVELMDRASLHSVAHIAGLPEQIKFLPENAAALLVEFQGSSRGEVEAKVNAFLAHTTNLNLLNEPEFTEDPYNQALYWKVRKGLFPSVGAVRASGTSVILEDIAFPVALLGDAVLDLHQLFKKYGYNDAIIFGHAKDGNLHFVVTQTFNVAEEVERYDRFLREVVDVVVKKYNGTLKAEHGTGRNMAPFVETEWGPEIYRIMKMLKEAVDPHNLLNPGVIINEKSNAHVLHLKAMPGVEREVDKCMECGFCEHRCPSRNLTLTPRQRIVIRRELATLKENGNTKQHNELLQQYRYDGMDTCAVDGLCATACPVDINTGSLIKRLRKESHNALSNKLALTAAKNFGLLSSVIKGGLRAGNGVNGLLGKSTLHRFTKTVKKVVPAMPLWSNQLKPTVTDYKKFDANKSADAATAVVYFPTCINRVMGGSSDGRKSAIDAFVSVSEKAGINFLMPNDINTSCCGQPFSSKGYNEAFAYMANQTVEKLWKWTKEGKLPVVLDITSCTHTLQHCAWALSEQNKERFALLKILDSIDYLADYILPRLQIQKKENIAVHPVCSLVHMGLETKFLSVAKSLAHQVTVPVHAGCCGMAGDRGFLFPELTQSATRPEAAELKEGRYDGFYSTAKTCEMAMSDAVGADYHSLLHLADECSSAPAAESGK, from the coding sequence ATGAATACAGCAACAGAAACCGGCAAACTATTAGAATCCATCTTGCCAAAAGAAAGAATAAAATCGCGCCTGATTGACTTGGCAGCCTATGCGCCGGATGCCGGTTTTTACTACCTGCGTCCCAAAGCGGTTGTGCAACCCGTGAACGAAGACGAGATAAAAGCTCTCTTTAAATTTTCGCAACAAAACAACCTGCCGCTAACTTTTCGTACCGGCGGCACGAGTCTTTCCGGACAAGCCATTTCAGATGGGATTTTGGTTGACCTGAGCAAGTTTTGGACAGTTCATAAAGTTGAGAATGAAGGCTTGCAAATTCGCGTACAACCCGGGATGATTGGCGCTACGGCCAATGCTTATCTAAAAAAATACAACCGCAAAATCGGGCCCGATCCGGCCAGCATTAACGCGGCAATGATGGGCGGAATTCTGTCTAACAACTCAAGCGGTATGTGTTGCGGCGTCACTCGTAATTCATATCACACTACCAAATACATTCGTTTCATTCTGCCAAATGGAAAGGCTTACACAACGGAGTGGAAAGAAGATTACCAGCGTTTCAAAATTGAGTGTCCCGAACTTTATCAAACGATTGAATTGTTGCGGCAGGAAATTATTTCGCAGCCGTATTTGTACAACCGCATACGGCAGAAGTACCAAACAAAAAACACGGTTGGTTATTCTGTAAATGCTTTTATCGATTACGAAGAGCCGCTGGATATTTTAGCGCATCTTTTAATTGGTGCGGAAGGCACGCTTGCCTTCATTTCTGAAGCGGTACTTGAAACCGTTCCGGATTTTCCCTTTCGCTCCACAGCGTTATTGTATTTTCCGCAGATTTTTGAAGCCTGCAAAGCTATTATTCCATTAAGCAACGCCGGGGCAGAAGCCGTTGAATTAATGGACAGGGCTTCGTTGCACAGCGTAGCGCATATTGCCGGTCTTCCTGAACAAATAAAATTTTTGCCCGAAAACGCTGCGGCCTTACTGGTAGAATTTCAAGGCAGCAGCAGGGGAGAAGTGGAAGCGAAAGTGAATGCTTTTCTCGCCCACACGACGAACCTGAATTTGCTGAACGAACCCGAGTTTACGGAAGATCCGTATAACCAAGCCCTTTACTGGAAGGTGCGCAAAGGTTTGTTTCCATCGGTTGGCGCGGTGAGAGCCAGCGGCACATCGGTTATTTTGGAAGACATTGCTTTTCCCGTAGCGCTGTTGGGCGATGCTGTGTTGGACCTTCATCAACTTTTTAAAAAATACGGTTATAATGACGCAATCATTTTTGGACATGCAAAAGACGGTAACCTTCATTTTGTGGTAACGCAAACGTTTAATGTTGCGGAAGAAGTGGAACGCTACGATCGGTTTCTGCGCGAAGTGGTGGACGTAGTAGTCAAGAAATACAACGGCACATTAAAGGCCGAACACGGAACAGGCCGCAACATGGCGCCTTTTGTAGAGACGGAATGGGGACCGGAGATTTACCGGATCATGAAGATGTTGAAGGAAGCCGTTGACCCGCACAATCTTCTCAATCCCGGTGTTATCATTAACGAAAAAAGCAATGCGCATGTTTTGCATTTAAAGGCAATGCCAGGCGTAGAACGCGAAGTGGACAAATGCATGGAGTGTGGTTTTTGCGAGCACCGTTGTCCCAGTCGTAACCTTACGCTTACACCGCGGCAACGCATTGTCATTCGCCGCGAATTGGCAACGTTGAAGGAAAACGGCAACACAAAACAACACAACGAATTGTTGCAACAATACCGGTACGATGGAATGGATACTTGCGCCGTTGATGGGTTGTGCGCCACGGCTTGCCCGGTTGATATCAATACCGGTTCTTTGATTAAACGTTTGCGAAAGGAAAGCCACAACGCGTTATCAAACAAGCTTGCATTAACTGCCGCTAAAAATTTTGGACTGCTTTCTTCGGTGATAAAAGGCGGGCTGCGGGCTGGTAACGGCGTTAACGGTTTGCTCGGCAAAAGCACGTTGCATCGTTTTACAAAAACTGTAAAGAAGGTTGTGCCGGCCATGCCGTTGTGGTCAAATCAATTAAAGCCAACGGTCACCGACTATAAAAAATTTGATGCAAATAAATCGGCAGACGCAGCAACTGCAGTTGTTTATTTTCCCACGTGCATCAACCGGGTAATGGGCGGTTCTTCTGATGGCCGAAAGAGTGCAATAGACGCCTTTGTTTCGGTATCTGAAAAAGCCGGCATTAACTTTCTCATGCCAAATGACATCAACACGAGTTGTTGCGGTCAGCCCTTTTCATCAAAAGGGTATAACGAAGCCTTTGCATACATGGCCAACCAAACCGTTGAAAAACTTTGGAAATGGACCAAGGAAGGAAAACTGCCCGTGGTGCTTGACATCACATCCTGTACGCACACATTACAACATTGCGCCTGGGCTTTATCGGAACAGAACAAGGAACGTTTTGCCTTGTTGAAAATTCTTGACAGCATCGATTATTTGGCAGACTACATTCTTCCGCGATTGCAAATTCAAAAAAAGGAAAATATTGCCGTGCATCCTGTTTGTTCGCTGGTGCACATGGGCCTCGAAACAAAATTTTTATCAGTGGCCAAAAGTTTGGCCCATCAAGTTACCGTTCCCGTTCATGCGGGTTGTTGCGGTATGGCCGGTGACCGCGGGTTTTTATTTCCCGAGCTTACCCAATCGGCTACGCGGCCGGAGGCTGCCGAATTAAAAGAAGGACGTTACGATGGTTTTTATTCTACGGCCAAAACTTGTGAAATGGCCATGTCCGATGCGGTAGGTGCTGACTATCATTCCTTACTTCACCTGGCTGATGAATGTAGCTCCGCACCGGCTGCGGAAAGCGGAAAATAA
- the istB gene encoding IS21-like element helper ATPase IstB, whose translation MNATTLEKMKQMKLFGMHRAFKTDLESGRADTYTADEITAHLIEAEWDERQNRSIEQKIKNARFRYKALLEDVYYHPERNLEKNQLLRYADCSFIDKAESILITGPTGSGKSYLASALGHHGCSMGYRVVYYSLPKLLSKLKMSKADGSYLKEVAKIERQHLLILDDFGLQPFDSPSRAVLMELIEDRHGKGSLIITSQLPVSKWYEVIGEKTIADAILDRIVHSAHRLELKGESLRKKRSVVTTEAMA comes from the coding sequence ATGAACGCAACCACACTGGAAAAAATGAAACAAATGAAGCTCTTTGGCATGCACAGGGCCTTTAAAACCGACCTTGAATCCGGAAGAGCCGATACGTACACAGCGGATGAGATCACCGCTCACCTGATCGAAGCGGAATGGGATGAAAGACAAAACCGATCCATTGAACAAAAAATTAAAAATGCCCGCTTCCGCTACAAGGCATTGCTCGAAGACGTTTATTACCATCCCGAGCGAAACCTGGAAAAGAACCAGCTGCTGCGTTATGCAGACTGTAGCTTTATTGACAAAGCAGAAAGTATCCTCATCACCGGTCCAACCGGTAGCGGCAAAAGCTACCTTGCGTCTGCGCTTGGCCATCACGGCTGCTCGATGGGCTATCGGGTGGTTTATTACAGCCTGCCCAAGCTACTCTCCAAATTAAAAATGAGCAAAGCCGATGGTTCTTACCTGAAAGAAGTCGCCAAAATCGAGCGGCAACATTTACTCATCCTTGATGACTTTGGACTGCAGCCTTTTGATAGCCCGAGCAGAGCAGTTCTCATGGAACTGATTGAAGATAGGCATGGTAAAGGATCGTTGATTATTACATCCCAACTCCCCGTAAGTAAATGGTATGAAGTCATTGGCGAGAAAACCATTGCGGATGCCATCTTAGACCGCATCGTGCACTCTGCTCACCGCCTTGAACTCAAAGGCGAGTCACTCAGAAAGAAACGCAGCGTCGTAACAACAGAAGCAATGGCTTAA
- a CDS encoding integrase core domain-containing protein — protein sequence MHGKLMRPQTQGRIERCHRSLKKVIQLDHYYCPEELNQELKSFKHYHNYQRYHELLDNVTPANVYFEKREQNLKRREKTKSKPSNKEDDFTFLRNND from the coding sequence GTGCATGGAAAGCTTATGCGTCCTCAAACCCAAGGGAGGATTGAACGCTGTCACCGCTCGTTAAAAAAAGTGATACAACTGGATCATTACTATTGTCCCGAAGAACTAAATCAAGAATTGAAAAGCTTTAAGCATTATCACAACTACCAGCGTTATCACGAATTGCTTGATAACGTCACGCCCGCCAATGTGTATTTCGAAAAACGCGAACAGAACCTGAAACGAAGAGAAAAAACTAAGAGCAAACCGTCAAACAAAGAAGACGATTTTACCTTCTTGAGAAACAATGATTAA
- a CDS encoding LacI family DNA-binding transcriptional regulator, whose translation MGRTETSRGKKAYTSDDVAQLAGVSQATVSRVFAANTNVSEKKRKKVLDAAEKLGYHPNAIARSLSVHADEGDHIRPWQVDHLFLWRRRAVHV comes from the coding sequence ATGGGTCGCACGGAGACATCTCGCGGCAAGAAGGCTTACACTTCCGATGACGTAGCACAGTTAGCCGGCGTATCGCAGGCAACCGTTTCAAGAGTTTTTGCTGCCAACACGAATGTTTCGGAAAAAAAACGAAAAAAGGTTCTCGATGCAGCGGAGAAATTGGGTTATCATCCAAATGCCATCGCACGCAGTTTAAGTGTACACGCCGATGAAGGTGACCACATCAGGCCGTGGCAAGTTGACCACCTATTTTTGTGGCGAAGAAGAGCGGTTCATGTATGA
- the hisD gene encoding histidinol dehydrogenase, producing the protein MATFLKEGKTDSEIQASDSKVKQIVADILAQVEKAGDAAVRELSSKFDNWSPDSFRLSDEQIEKTVASVPPSVINDIKFAQEQIKNFAQKQRASVHDIEVETLPGVFLGHKNIPVNSAGCYIPGGTYAMVASAHMSILTAKVAGVKRVIACTPPMRGEIPAATVAAMHLAGADEIYILGGIQAMAAMALGTDSIEPVDMLVGPGNSYVAEAKRQLYGRVGIDLFAGPTEVLVIADESSDAEIVACDLLGQAEHGPTSPAALITTSRKLADETVLEIERQLQTLPTAAIAGRAWEDYGTIILVENEAEAVMEADKLAYEHVEVLTKDPDYFLKNMTNYGALFLGPETNVAYGDKVIGTNHTLPTKKAAKYTGGLWVGKFLKNCTYQRCTPEASARVGEYASRLCEIEGFMAHKEQADLRVKRYGNREKNARIHEEKAV; encoded by the coding sequence ATGGCAACGTTCTTAAAAGAAGGTAAAACCGACTCTGAAATTCAAGCATCTGATTCTAAAGTGAAACAAATTGTTGCGGATATTCTGGCGCAGGTTGAAAAAGCCGGCGATGCTGCCGTTCGCGAATTGTCTTCAAAATTTGATAACTGGTCGCCTGACTCCTTCCGATTAAGCGATGAACAGATTGAGAAGACTGTTGCCTCTGTTCCTCCTTCGGTCATCAACGACATCAAGTTTGCGCAAGAGCAGATTAAAAACTTTGCCCAAAAACAAAGAGCTTCTGTTCATGACATTGAAGTAGAAACTTTGCCCGGTGTTTTCCTGGGCCATAAAAACATTCCCGTCAACAGTGCGGGTTGCTACATTCCTGGCGGCACGTATGCGATGGTTGCATCAGCGCACATGAGCATATTGACCGCAAAGGTTGCGGGTGTAAAACGGGTGATTGCCTGCACCCCGCCTATGAGAGGCGAAATACCCGCTGCAACGGTTGCTGCGATGCATTTGGCCGGCGCCGACGAAATTTACATTTTGGGTGGCATACAGGCCATGGCCGCTATGGCCCTCGGAACGGACAGCATAGAACCTGTTGACATGCTTGTTGGTCCAGGCAATTCATACGTGGCCGAAGCAAAACGACAATTGTACGGACGAGTGGGTATTGATTTGTTTGCCGGTCCGACTGAAGTATTAGTGATTGCTGACGAATCTTCGGACGCTGAAATAGTTGCATGCGATTTGCTCGGGCAGGCTGAACACGGGCCAACTTCTCCCGCAGCTTTAATCACCACCTCCAGGAAATTAGCAGACGAAACGGTGTTGGAAATAGAGCGGCAATTACAAACGCTTCCAACCGCCGCTATTGCCGGTAGGGCATGGGAAGATTACGGTACGATTATACTTGTTGAAAACGAAGCAGAAGCCGTGATGGAAGCAGACAAGCTGGCTTATGAACACGTGGAAGTGCTCACCAAAGACCCCGATTATTTTTTGAAAAACATGACCAACTACGGCGCACTGTTTCTTGGTCCGGAAACCAACGTTGCTTACGGTGATAAAGTCATTGGCACTAACCACACGCTACCAACCAAGAAAGCAGCAAAATACACGGGCGGCTTGTGGGTGGGCAAATTTTTAAAGAACTGCACCTACCAACGTTGCACTCCGGAGGCCAGCGCAAGAGTTGGCGAGTATGCATCACGCCTTTGCGAAATAGAAGGCTTTATGGCACACAAAGAGCAAGCGGACCTGCGGGTAAAGCGTTACGGAAATAGAGAGAAAAATGCCCGGATTCACGAAGAAAAAGCTGTTTGA
- a CDS encoding phytanoyl-CoA dioxygenase family protein, with protein sequence MNLAEIKQNYDRDGYVFIKSFLSKEEVEQINSELKSFISNEVASMPEAFVFYEDNSDPATLKQLQDIHRYNSFFEKILKGSEFEKIAELLLEDKVIGKNLEYFNKPPQIGKPTPPHQDGYYFMLNPPQAITMWMALEDADEENGCVRYIPGSHKKGMRPHGRTKTLGFSQGITDYGDEDFAAEVPFPAQAGDLLIHHAMTIHRADGNKSNRSRRALGFIYFGESAREDLAAKKAYQQKLSEERFAGKF encoded by the coding sequence ATGAATCTCGCCGAAATCAAACAGAACTACGACCGCGACGGTTATGTTTTCATCAAAAGTTTTTTGAGTAAAGAAGAAGTGGAGCAAATCAACAGTGAGCTAAAAAGTTTTATCAGTAATGAGGTGGCGTCCATGCCGGAGGCCTTTGTTTTTTACGAAGACAACAGCGATCCGGCCACGCTAAAACAATTACAGGACATTCACCGTTACAACTCTTTCTTTGAAAAGATTTTGAAAGGAAGCGAGTTTGAAAAAATTGCCGAACTGCTATTGGAAGATAAAGTCATCGGTAAGAACCTTGAATATTTTAATAAGCCGCCGCAAATTGGCAAGCCTACACCTCCACACCAGGATGGATATTATTTCATGCTTAATCCGCCGCAGGCCATTACAATGTGGATGGCATTGGAAGATGCGGATGAAGAAAATGGTTGTGTGCGATATATACCCGGTTCGCATAAGAAAGGCATGCGTCCGCACGGCCGAACAAAAACACTGGGCTTTTCGCAAGGCATAACCGATTACGGTGACGAAGACTTTGCGGCTGAAGTCCCGTTTCCTGCCCAAGCCGGCGACCTGCTGATTCATCACGCCATGACCATTCACAGGGCCGATGGCAACAAAAGCAATCGTTCCCGCAGGGCTCTGGGCTTTATTTATTTTGGCGAATCGGCAAGGGAAGATTTGGCAGCCAAAAAGGCGTATCAGCAAAAGCTGAGCGAAGAAAGATTTGCGGGTAAATTCTAA
- the istA gene encoding IS21 family transposase produces MSKIRHILQLHHQGRSKLQIAAQTGIARNTLKKYLKQFTESKLTFHEISELSDKDLEELFVKPQEQPISEKLQTLFSLFPSIDKELKKKGMTRQLLWEQYKAVHPDGFGVSQFKHYYARWKAQVNPVMRMEHKAGDKLYVDFAGDKLSVVDPVSGEIKAVEVFVAILGASQLTYVEAVASQGKEDFIAACENAIHFCGGVPQAIVPDNLKSAVTKSSKYEPTLNETFLDFAQHYSTTILPARSYRPRDKALVENAVKIVYSRIYAKVRARVYHSLEQLNAAIKVALEEHNNAHLKGRNYSRRQQFEEVERAALMPLPPLRYELKKCLYATVAKNGHVALSADKHYYSVPYRFIGKKVKLLFSRHSVEIYYNYERIALHTRARLAYHYTTDKEHLASAHRFVAEWTPQKFISWAEAIHEDVKLYILKVLQRKQHPEQAYKSCVGILSFAKKIEKERLIKACQRALGYGAYNYKTIQTILEKELDKKDPSPETEQLSMPLHDNIRGEHYYQ; encoded by the coding sequence ATGAGCAAAATCAGACACATCCTGCAATTGCATCACCAAGGACGCAGCAAGCTCCAAATCGCTGCCCAAACAGGCATCGCCCGCAACACGCTAAAGAAGTACTTAAAACAGTTTACTGAGAGCAAACTAACCTTCCACGAGATCAGTGAGCTAAGTGACAAGGACCTCGAAGAACTGTTTGTAAAACCACAGGAGCAACCCATTAGCGAGAAGCTACAAACGCTGTTTTCTCTCTTTCCCTCCATTGACAAGGAACTGAAAAAGAAAGGCATGACCAGGCAGTTGCTCTGGGAGCAGTACAAAGCCGTTCATCCCGATGGTTTTGGTGTCTCACAGTTCAAGCATTACTACGCTCGGTGGAAGGCGCAGGTCAATCCGGTGATGCGCATGGAACACAAAGCCGGCGACAAACTCTACGTGGACTTTGCCGGCGACAAGCTCAGTGTTGTTGATCCGGTGAGCGGTGAGATAAAAGCCGTGGAAGTGTTTGTTGCTATTCTGGGTGCAAGTCAACTAACGTATGTGGAAGCGGTGGCCTCGCAAGGCAAAGAAGATTTTATCGCAGCGTGTGAGAACGCCATTCACTTTTGCGGCGGTGTGCCTCAAGCTATTGTACCGGATAATTTAAAATCAGCCGTCACAAAGAGCAGCAAGTATGAACCCACACTGAACGAGACCTTCCTTGACTTTGCCCAGCACTACAGCACAACCATTCTTCCGGCAAGGTCCTATCGTCCCAGAGACAAAGCCCTGGTGGAAAACGCCGTTAAAATCGTGTACTCACGCATCTATGCAAAGGTTCGGGCCCGTGTTTATCACAGCCTCGAACAGCTCAATGCCGCCATCAAAGTAGCGCTGGAAGAACACAACAATGCCCATCTAAAAGGCCGCAACTACAGCCGTCGGCAGCAGTTTGAAGAAGTGGAAAGGGCAGCCCTGATGCCATTGCCGCCACTTCGCTATGAACTGAAAAAATGCTTGTATGCCACGGTGGCCAAAAACGGTCATGTGGCCCTGAGTGCAGACAAACATTACTACAGTGTACCCTACCGCTTTATTGGCAAAAAAGTGAAGCTGCTCTTCTCCCGTCACTCCGTGGAGATCTACTACAACTACGAACGCATTGCCCTGCACACAAGGGCACGGCTTGCCTATCACTACACCACAGACAAAGAGCACCTGGCCTCCGCCCACCGCTTTGTCGCCGAATGGACACCCCAGAAGTTCATCTCGTGGGCAGAAGCCATCCACGAGGATGTGAAGCTGTATATTTTAAAAGTGCTTCAGCGCAAGCAACATCCCGAACAAGCCTACAAGTCCTGTGTGGGCATTTTAAGTTTTGCAAAGAAGATCGAAAAAGAACGGTTGATCAAAGCCTGTCAGCGGGCCTTGGGCTACGGCGCCTATAACTACAAAACCATCCAAACTATTTTAGAAAAAGAGCTGGACAAAAAAGACCCGTCACCAGAAACAGAACAACTCTCCATGCCTTTGCACGACAACATCCGCGGCGAACATTACTATCAATAA